The region GGAAAGGTTTAAAAGTAATTGAGATTAAAAAACCCTTTTTAAGATTAATTTTTGAAAAAGGCGATATCTATCTGGGCCCAGATGGAAGAGTCCCCTCTTTTAAAAACTTTAAACTTTTAACCACTATGATTCACGATCTTTGCTTTGAAATATACCCAAAACTTTTTCCACCTAAGGCAATCAAAATATCAAGAAAAAAGATTAAAAAAGCTCTCTATTACTCAGACATTGTATTTGTCCCATCAAAATTTACAAAGGAAAGTATTATAAAATTTTATGGCTTTAAAGATAAAATTGAGGTAATTTATCCTGGTGTAAAAAAAATAGAAAATTTAAAAAAAGTTAATAATATAGGAGAGAATTTTTTTCTGTTTGTTGGGGTCATTCAAAAAAGAAAAAACTTAGTAAACCTTGTAAGAGCCTTTAAAGAGTTGAATTTAAAAAATCATCATTTATTATTAGCAGGTAAAGAAGGCTTTGGTTATGAAGAGGTTGAAAAAGAAATTGATAATAAAACTTCCTTTTGGCTAAGAAAAACTTTTGATCAAAGTGAGATATTTTATTTATATAAAAAATGCACTGCCCTTGTATTTCCAAGTTTCTGTGAAGGATTCGGTTTACCTGTTCTCGAGGCAATTTCTCTAAAAAAACCTGTTATTGCCTCGCCACTGAGCGTTTTTAAAGAATATCTCGGAGAAAACCTTTTTTACCTAAATGGATTTGATAAAGAAGATATAAAGGAAGGTATAATAAAATTTCTGGATGAAAAAAGAGAAAACATTGAAATAAAAATTAACAGGGCCTATGAGATAGTGAAAAGCTTTACGTGGGAAAATACAGCTTTGAATATGATAAAAAAATGGAGGGAAAGAATATAATAAAAAGATTAATAGAGAACCAAGAACTATTAGCACCTGAAACTGAACCTAATCCCCTGCATTATAAAAACATAACAAGATTTTATGAAATTTTAGAAGAAAAAAAAGAATTCGGAGAAAAAATTTATGTAATAGGTCATGAAGACTTAGATGGTATAGCTTCTTTATACGGAATTGAACTACTCCTTAAAGAGCTAGAAATAGAGTTTAAAACCTATCTTCCTTCAAGAGAAAATGAATCTTATGGTGTGTCAAATGCTGTGATTGAAAGATTCGTAAAAGAAAATTTTGATTTTTTAATTACAGTAGACTGTGGACTTTCTAACAGTAACGAAATAAAGCTTTTGAGAGAACTAGGATACGATATTTTTATAATAGACCATCACTCTGAGGGGAACTTTGAAGAAGAAAATTTGATACATCCCTTTTTGGGAATTGGATTCCCCTTTTTGTCTAACGCAGTGCTTGTATTTGTCATACTATTTTTAAAGTTTGGTGAAAGACTTTGGAAAGAGAAAAAATTTTTGGATTTTACCTATCTTTCTGGTCTTTCAGTTCTTTCAGATAAGGTTCCTCCTTATTCGGTAAACGGTTTTGTTTTAAAGAAATCACAGCTAATTTTTCAAGAAACTGAAATTTATAAGGTTTTCACCGAAGTTAACACTAAACCACCGGAGTTTAGGAGGATCTCAAGAATTATTCCCTTTATATCTGCAAGAAATGGAACTCACCTGATCATAGAATTCTTAAGAGAAAAGGATGAAAAAACAAAGAGAGATATAATGAGCAATATAATATCTAAATATATTGAGGAGCAGGGAAAATTTGAGGAGTCCCTCTTCAATTCGAAAAATTGTTGGCAAAGCGATGATAGAATGGTATTTATAATATCTAAAAATATTAATCCGAGATATGCAGGATGGGTTGCTTCACGATTTCTTAAAGAAAGTGGACTTCCTTCAATATGTATAGCAAAAAAGGGAAACAGGTGGGTGGGAGAAGCACGATCTAAACCACCACTCTCTGTGTTAAAAATATTAAAGGAAACATCTTATCTCTTTGAAGAATTTGGAGGACACCCCTTTGCCTGTGGGTTTAGTATAAGGGAAGAAAACATAGAACCACTTTTAAATAATCTAAAAATTTTGTCAAAAAGAATTTCAAATTTTATACCTGAACCTGATCTTTTCCTAAGTGAAGATGAATTTAAAAAAATTAAAAGTATTTTAGAAAAAATTGGCCTTATGGGTATCACTGTATACTTTAAAGTGGACGAAAAAATGTACTACACCTCCCCCAGCGGAATTTTAGAGATTGTTCTTACATAGGGACTTAGCCGTTACAACAGTGTAAGCAAAAATAAAATCTCTATATAATCCTTCAGATGTCTTTGCTTTTATACTTATAACTTCAGGTTTTATTTTCAAAATTTTTGCTAATTTTTCCCTTATTTTTTTCTTTTTTTCTCCAAGCTTTGGAGAGTCAAGTAAAATAGTTATATCAATATTTGAAATTTCATAGCCATCACTCTTAAAAATTTGAAAAATTTTCTTTAAAAAAAAAGTAGATCTTTTCCCCCTCCATCTCATATCAGTATCTGGAAAAAAATCTCCTATATCTCCCCTTACAGTAATCCCTAATAAGGCATCACATAGAGAGTGAATAACTGCATCACCATCTGAGTGTCCAACTGCATAAATTCCCTTTTTTATAGCTACACCACCTACAAAAAGACTTTTATTTCCTCTTGCTAACCTATGTATATCGAAACCAAAACTTGTTTTAAAATTAAAGTGACCTAAAAAATAATCTAAATCAGAAAGATCCCTGTCATAAGTGATTTTAAAATTAAAAAGAGAATCTTTAACATAAAAAGGGTTAATATTTAAGACTTCTTTAAGTAGAGTACTTTCATCAGGGTAATCTCTTTTTTCTGTTTTTTCAAGGGCTTTTAATATTAAACTCTTTTTTGTTGCCTGAGGTGTATGAATTAACTTAACGTTATCTCTATCGATTCTTTTATTCTCGTAGATGCAGGTATCATAGGGTGAAAAATAGGGAACAACGATATTGGCTTTTTTAAGTTTTTTTCTCATGTCTACTACTAGTGATTTTGAAAAGAAAGGTCTTGCAAGATCATGAATAAAAACATATTCAAATTTAGCCTTTTTGACAGCCTTCTCCATACTTTCACATCTTGTTTTTCCACCCTCTATTACTTTCACTTTTAGTTTAGGTTTTTGGTTTTTAATCTCTTTTTTAACCTTTGACTTATACTCCGCTGGACATGCAAGGATTACTTCTCCGATAAATTCTATACCTTCAAGTTTTTCAATTAAATACTTATAAATAGGTTTATCCTCTATTTTTAGAAAAATCTTTGGTTTTCCGATTCTTTCCCCTTTTCCGGCCCCTAGTATAATAAAAGATGTATCTTTCAAATTTTTTGTAAGAGATATATCATAAGAAAAATAAGGACAAAAGTTAGGATATTTATTGAGAAATTAAATCCAAATTTAAAGTCTAGTATAATGAGATTGATTTTTAGTTCTTCTAAACCAATTTTGGAGCTATAGAGCACTACGTCTCTGGCAGGAGATGGGGGTATAAGATTTTTAAGTATGACGCCTAAAATATCACCCAATGCTCCTGCCAGTATTACAGCAATAATGTTTCTGATTGTAAAAATTTTACGGGAAGACATTTATTTTATTATGCCGGGGGCGGGACTCGAACCCGCACGGGGTCACCCCCAGGGGATTTTAAGTCCCCTACGTCTACCGATTCCGTCACCCCGGCATAACCCTCCCTCTGACTTGCTTTTTATATTTTAATAAAATTAAAATTAATTTTCAAGATGGTTCAACTCCTTATGTTTTTAAGAAAGGAGAACCTTAAATGGATGTATTTGCAACATTAAGAGATATAATAGTAGAAGAATTAAACGTTACACCAGAACAAGTAACAATGGAAGCTAGATTTCAAGAAGATTTGGGTGCTGATTCTTTAGATGTAGTCGAGCTTGTCATGAAAATTGAAGAAAAGTTTGGCATTGAAGTTCCTGATGAAGATGCCGAAAAAATCAGAACAGTAAAAGACGCAGTTGAGTATATACAAAGTAAACTAAAAACATGAAAGAAAGAGAAGTAGTCGTTACAGGAATAGGAATCCTTACTTCACTTGGCAGAACTAAGGATGAAAATTTTGAAAACTTATTAAAGGGTAAAAGCGGAGTATCAAGAATAGAAAGATTTGACACCTCTAATTTACCATCAAAAATTGCAGCCGAAATTAAAAATTTCAACCCAGAAGAAAGATTATCTAGCAAAGAAATTAAAAGACAAGATCTTTATACTATCTACTCCCTTTATGTAACCGAAGAGGCTTTAGAAGATGCAGGATGGGGTAATGGTTTTCCCTATAAAGGCGAAGATGTAGGAGTTATAATTTCATCTGGAATAGGGGGAATAATTACACTAGAAGAAGAGATCAGAAAAATGTATGAAAGGGGAGTTAAATGGGTTTCTCCTTTTCTTGTTCCTATGATGATACCAGATATTGCCTCTGGTGTAATTTCAATTAAATACGGATTTAAAGGGCCTAACTTTTCGGTTGTTTCTGCCTGTGCCTCTAGTGCCCACGCCATTGGTGAAGCGATGCTACTTATTAAAAACGGACATGCCAAGGCAATTATAGTTGGTGGATCAGAGGCACCTTTAACTCCAATTGCACTTGCGGGTTTTGGCAACATGAAAGCATTGTCAACGAGAAACGATGAACCAGAAAAGGCTTCAAGACCTTTTGATAAACTGAGAGATGGATTTGTAATGGCTGAAGGTTGTGCTGTTCTTGTACTTGAAGAAAAAGAAAGTGCTATGAAAAGAGGTGCAAGGATTTATGCTGAGCTTGTTGGATACGGAGCAACTGCAGATGCATACCATATAACTGCTCCCTGTGTTGACGGAGAAGGAGCCTATAGATCTATGAAAAGGGCCTGTGAAAGTGCCTCTGTAGACCCTATGGAAATAGACTACATAAATTCTCATGGAACTGCAACACCTAGAGGTGATGTAGCAGAAACTTTGGCTATAAAAAGACTTCTGGGGGAAAGAGCCTATAAGATACCTATCAATTCCACAAAAAGTATGGTTGGTCACCTACTAGGGGGAGCTGGAGCTTTGGAGGCGGGGGTTACAGTGTTATCTATATATCACAAAAAAGTACATCCCACAATTAACCTTGAATATCCTGATCCTGAATGTGACCTTGACTATGTTAAGGAGGGCGCAAGAGAAGTTGATATAAGGTATGCACTTTCAAATTCTTTTGGCTTTGGGGGACATAACTGTTCCCTTTTATTTAAAAGATTCGAGGGTTAAAAATGAAAGATGAGAGGAAAAAAGCACTTGAATTAGCAGTAAAACAAATAGAGAAAGTCCACGGCAAAGGTGCCATAATGAGACTTGGCGAAAAGGAACTTATAAAGGTTCCAGTAATCCCCACTGGTTCAATTTCTCTTGATCTTGCTATTGGAATAGGTGGATATCCAAGGGGAAGGATAGTAGAGATATATGGTCCAGAAGCATCAGGAAAAACTACTTTAGCACTTCATGCGATAGCAGAAGTTCAGAAAGAAGATGGAATTGCAGCTTTCATAGATGCTGAACATGCGCTCGATCCAGCCTATGCTGAAAAACTTGGAGTAAATTTATCAGAGCTGTGGATTTCTCAACCAGATACTGGGGAACAGGCTCTTGAGATAGCTGAAACTTTAGTAAGATCAGGAGCGGTTGACCTCATAGTAGTTGATTCGGTAGCGGCTCTTGTGCCTAAAGCTGAGATAATGGGAGAAATGGGAGAGTCCCACGTTGGACTGCAGGCAAGACTTATGTCACAGGCTATGAGAAAATTAGCAGGTGTACTCAATAAATCAAAAACTTGTGCAATTTTTGTAAATCAGATAAGACACAGGATAGGGGTACTTTATGGTAATCCTGAAACAACACCTGGAGGACTTGCTTTAAAGTTTCATGCATCTTTAAGATTAGAGATTAAAAAAGTTGAGAATATAAAGGTAGATGAAGAGGTAATTGGAAGTAGAGTTAAAGTAAAAGTGGTAAAAAATAAACTTGCACCTCCCTTTAAAGAGGCGACTTTTGACATACTTTACGGCAAGGGAATTTCAAAAGAGAGTGAATTAATTGATCTTGCTGTTGAAAGAGGAATAATACAGAGATCTGG is a window of Candidatus Hydrothermales bacterium DNA encoding:
- a CDS encoding glycosyltransferase family 1 protein; this translates as MKIFVDTTPLRYTFSGIQVFIVNLVDELKRKGLKVIEIKKPFLRLIFEKGDIYLGPDGRVPSFKNFKLLTTMIHDLCFEIYPKLFPPKAIKISRKKIKKALYYSDIVFVPSKFTKESIIKFYGFKDKIEVIYPGVKKIENLKKVNNIGENFFLFVGVIQKRKNLVNLVRAFKELNLKNHHLLLAGKEGFGYEEVEKEIDNKTSFWLRKTFDQSEIFYLYKKCTALVFPSFCEGFGLPVLEAISLKKPVIASPLSVFKEYLGENLFYLNGFDKEDIKEGIIKFLDEKRENIEIKINRAYEIVKSFTWENTALNMIKKWRERI
- a CDS encoding DHH family phosphoesterase, producing the protein MEGKNIIKRLIENQELLAPETEPNPLHYKNITRFYEILEEKKEFGEKIYVIGHEDLDGIASLYGIELLLKELEIEFKTYLPSRENESYGVSNAVIERFVKENFDFLITVDCGLSNSNEIKLLRELGYDIFIIDHHSEGNFEEENLIHPFLGIGFPFLSNAVLVFVILFLKFGERLWKEKKFLDFTYLSGLSVLSDKVPPYSVNGFVLKKSQLIFQETEIYKVFTEVNTKPPEFRRISRIIPFISARNGTHLIIEFLREKDEKTKRDIMSNIISKYIEEQGKFEESLFNSKNCWQSDDRMVFIISKNINPRYAGWVASRFLKESGLPSICIAKKGNRWVGEARSKPPLSVLKILKETSYLFEEFGGHPFACGFSIREENIEPLLNNLKILSKRISNFIPEPDLFLSEDEFKKIKSILEKIGLMGITVYFKVDEKMYYTSPSGILEIVLT
- the ispF gene encoding 2-C-methyl-D-erythritol 2,4-cyclodiphosphate synthase: MKDTSFIILGAGKGERIGKPKIFLKIEDKPIYKYLIEKLEGIEFIGEVILACPAEYKSKVKKEIKNQKPKLKVKVIEGGKTRCESMEKAVKKAKFEYVFIHDLARPFFSKSLVVDMRKKLKKANIVVPYFSPYDTCIYENKRIDRDNVKLIHTPQATKKSLILKALEKTEKRDYPDESTLLKEVLNINPFYVKDSLFNFKITYDRDLSDLDYFLGHFNFKTSFGFDIHRLARGNKSLFVGGVAIKKGIYAVGHSDGDAVIHSLCDALLGITVRGDIGDFFPDTDMRWRGKRSTFFLKKIFQIFKSDGYEISNIDITILLDSPKLGEKKKKIREKLAKILKIKPEVISIKAKTSEGLYRDFIFAYTVVTAKSLCKNNL
- the acpP gene encoding acyl carrier protein codes for the protein MDVFATLRDIIVEELNVTPEQVTMEARFQEDLGADSLDVVELVMKIEEKFGIEVPDEDAEKIRTVKDAVEYIQSKLKT
- the fabF gene encoding beta-ketoacyl-ACP synthase II; amino-acid sequence: MKEREVVVTGIGILTSLGRTKDENFENLLKGKSGVSRIERFDTSNLPSKIAAEIKNFNPEERLSSKEIKRQDLYTIYSLYVTEEALEDAGWGNGFPYKGEDVGVIISSGIGGIITLEEEIRKMYERGVKWVSPFLVPMMIPDIASGVISIKYGFKGPNFSVVSACASSAHAIGEAMLLIKNGHAKAIIVGGSEAPLTPIALAGFGNMKALSTRNDEPEKASRPFDKLRDGFVMAEGCAVLVLEEKESAMKRGARIYAELVGYGATADAYHITAPCVDGEGAYRSMKRACESASVDPMEIDYINSHGTATPRGDVAETLAIKRLLGERAYKIPINSTKSMVGHLLGGAGALEAGVTVLSIYHKKVHPTINLEYPDPECDLDYVKEGAREVDIRYALSNSFGFGGHNCSLLFKRFEG
- the recA gene encoding recombinase RecA — translated: MKDERKKALELAVKQIEKVHGKGAIMRLGEKELIKVPVIPTGSISLDLAIGIGGYPRGRIVEIYGPEASGKTTLALHAIAEVQKEDGIAAFIDAEHALDPAYAEKLGVNLSELWISQPDTGEQALEIAETLVRSGAVDLIVVDSVAALVPKAEIMGEMGESHVGLQARLMSQAMRKLAGVLNKSKTCAIFVNQIRHRIGVLYGNPETTPGGLALKFHASLRLEIKKVENIKVDEEVIGSRVKVKVVKNKLAPPFKEATFDILYGKGISKESELIDLAVERGIIQRSGTWYSYKGKQLGQGRENVRKLLEENQALFSEIEKELKKEIFEKQAKEEKKD